In a single window of the Actinomycetota bacterium genome:
- a CDS encoding ABC transporter ATP-binding protein, with protein sequence MGIEMGAATLAPVAIELRDIVKRFPGVVANDGVDLTVRQGTIHAIVGENGAGKSTLMKTLYGAHRPDEGTIVVDGAERNFRTPKEAIAAGIGMVFQHFMLADNLTVWENIVLGQEPGHAWRLDAKAARARLVELGEQYGLEVDPDELVANLGVGEKQRCEILKVLYRGARILILDEPTAVLVPHEVDELFESLRELTRGGSTAIFISHKLDEVLKYADAITVIRAGKTVGEVADPSSVSAHELAEMMVGSELPSPETRESTVTDRVLFEVRDLCVAAEAGNDQGAAPLTGIDAATANLGTADSARVPMRSQTRRLTLDNVSFRIHAGEILGVAGVEGNGQAELIEAIVGLRPATGELLLDGSDITGMSTLERREHGIGYIPQDRQKDGLVLPLTIWENVMLGHQTRVPFAKGAWIDRAGARERTAQVIEEFDVRTPGADVPAFTLSGGNQQKLVVGREMTAEPRLLVAAHPTRGVDVGAQASIWDILRDARAKGLATLLISADLEELIGLSDRLLVMLRGQMVAELDPAHVTPVELGSYMTGVKTQRQRPAGADGEGPG encoded by the coding sequence ATGGGAATCGAGATGGGCGCAGCCACGCTGGCTCCGGTCGCGATCGAACTGCGCGACATCGTCAAGCGCTTCCCGGGGGTGGTCGCGAACGACGGCGTCGACCTCACGGTCCGCCAGGGCACGATCCACGCGATCGTCGGCGAGAACGGAGCGGGTAAGTCGACCCTCATGAAGACCCTGTACGGGGCTCACCGCCCCGACGAGGGCACCATCGTGGTCGACGGCGCCGAACGCAACTTCCGCACCCCGAAGGAGGCCATCGCCGCCGGGATCGGGATGGTGTTCCAGCACTTCATGCTCGCCGACAACCTGACCGTCTGGGAGAACATCGTCCTCGGTCAAGAACCCGGTCACGCGTGGCGCCTCGACGCGAAGGCGGCGCGGGCGCGCCTCGTCGAGCTCGGTGAGCAGTACGGGCTCGAGGTCGACCCGGACGAACTCGTCGCGAACCTCGGCGTCGGCGAGAAGCAGCGCTGTGAGATCCTGAAGGTGCTGTACCGCGGCGCGCGGATACTCATCCTCGACGAACCGACGGCGGTGCTCGTGCCCCACGAGGTGGACGAGCTGTTCGAGTCGTTGCGTGAGCTCACCCGCGGCGGATCGACGGCGATCTTCATCTCCCACAAGCTCGACGAGGTGTTGAAGTACGCCGATGCGATCACCGTCATCCGTGCCGGCAAGACCGTCGGCGAGGTGGCCGACCCGTCGTCGGTCAGCGCCCACGAGCTGGCCGAGATGATGGTCGGCAGCGAGCTGCCCTCACCCGAGACCCGCGAGAGCACCGTCACCGATCGCGTCCTCTTCGAAGTGCGCGACCTGTGCGTCGCGGCCGAAGCCGGCAACGACCAGGGCGCGGCGCCGTTGACCGGGATCGATGCCGCGACCGCGAACCTCGGTACCGCCGACTCGGCGAGGGTGCCCATGCGCTCCCAGACGAGAAGGCTCACGCTCGACAACGTCTCGTTCCGCATCCACGCCGGGGAGATCCTCGGCGTCGCCGGTGTGGAGGGCAACGGCCAGGCGGAGCTGATCGAGGCGATCGTCGGCCTGCGCCCGGCCACCGGGGAGCTGCTGCTCGACGGCAGCGACATCACCGGGATGTCCACCCTCGAGCGCCGCGAGCACGGGATCGGCTACATCCCCCAGGACCGCCAGAAGGACGGGCTCGTCCTGCCGCTCACGATCTGGGAGAACGTCATGCTCGGTCACCAGACCAGGGTGCCGTTCGCCAAGGGGGCCTGGATCGACCGCGCCGGCGCCCGTGAGCGCACCGCCCAGGTCATCGAAGAGTTCGACGTCCGCACCCCTGGTGCAGATGTGCCTGCGTTCACGCTGTCCGGGGGCAACCAGCAAAAGCTGGTCGTCGGACGGGAGATGACCGCCGAGCCGCGGTTGCTCGTGGCCGCCCACCCGACGCGTGGCGTCGACGTCGGGGCCCAGGCGAGCATCTGGGACATCTTGCGCGACGCCCGGGCCAAGGGCCTCGCCACCCTGCTCATCTCGGCCGACCTCGAGGAGCTGATCGGGCTCTCCGACCGCCTGCTCGTGATGCTCCGCGGCCAGATGGTGGCCGAGCTCGACCCGGCGCATGTCACGCCCGTCGAGCTCGGCTCGTACATGACCGGGGTGAAGACGCAGAGGCAGCGCCCGGCCGGCGCCGACGGGGAGGGGCCCGGGTGA
- a CDS encoding adenosine deaminase: protein MNPRAAPKSLLHDHLDGGLRPQTVLELADECGWTPHLPATEPAGLQDWFTRGADTRDIVQYLATFEHTLAVLATEAALERVAYEAVVDLAADGVVYAEIRFAPELHQGGGVALEAAVDAVCAGIRRGEAEAVRAGHSILVGVICCAMRTAGRSREIVALVDRVRRREPKVVAFDLAGAETGFPPSLHADALAAARRLHLNVTIHASEPPDLELISDALAHGAHRIGHGVRLGRDTHLGPDGRLVLGPLARHVLDRQVHLEMAPTCNVQIGAVASVADHPIGAFLRAGFNVSVNTDNRLMSGVSASSELYAVGTAFALDWSELQQLVVNGVMSGFAPFEDRVRIVEQVVRPGFAELHQH, encoded by the coding sequence ATGAATCCGCGGGCGGCGCCCAAGTCGCTGCTGCACGACCACCTCGACGGTGGGCTGCGACCTCAGACGGTGCTCGAGCTGGCCGACGAGTGCGGGTGGACGCCGCACCTGCCGGCGACCGAGCCGGCCGGCCTGCAGGACTGGTTCACCCGCGGCGCCGACACCCGCGACATCGTCCAGTACCTGGCCACGTTCGAGCACACGCTCGCGGTGCTGGCGACGGAGGCGGCGTTGGAGCGCGTCGCCTACGAAGCGGTCGTCGACCTCGCCGCCGACGGGGTCGTGTACGCCGAGATCCGCTTCGCCCCCGAGTTGCACCAAGGGGGTGGGGTCGCGCTCGAGGCCGCCGTCGACGCGGTGTGCGCGGGCATCCGCCGCGGCGAAGCCGAAGCAGTGCGCGCCGGCCACTCGATACTGGTCGGCGTCATCTGCTGCGCGATGCGCACCGCGGGGCGCTCACGCGAGATCGTCGCGCTCGTCGACCGCGTCCGCCGGCGTGAGCCGAAGGTCGTCGCGTTCGATCTCGCCGGCGCCGAGACCGGGTTCCCGCCGTCGCTGCACGCCGACGCGCTCGCCGCCGCCCGACGTCTTCACCTCAACGTCACCATCCACGCGAGCGAGCCGCCGGACCTGGAGCTGATCTCCGACGCCCTCGCCCACGGAGCACACCGCATCGGCCACGGTGTACGGCTGGGCCGCGACACCCATCTCGGCCCCGACGGCCGTCTCGTGCTCGGTCCGTTGGCGCGCCACGTGCTCGACCGCCAGGTGCACCTCGAGATGGCACCCACCTGCAACGTGCAGATCGGCGCCGTCGCGTCGGTGGCCGACCACCCGATCGGGGCGTTCCTGCGCGCCGGGTTCAACGTGAGCGTCAACACCGACAACCGCCTGATGAGCGGGGTGTCGGCGTCGTCGGAGCTGTACGCCGTGGGCACCGCGTTCGCACTCGACTGGTCCGAATTGCAACAGCTCGTCGTCAACGGTGTGATGAGCGGCTTCGCACCCTTCGAGGATCGCGTCCGCATCGTGGAGCAGGTCGTGCGGCCCGGCTTCGCCGAGCTCCACCAGCACTAG
- a CDS encoding ABC transporter permease, whose amino-acid sequence MITRIRHALLAPAVAAAVAFVVSSIALMISGNNPLTAFAEMWKSIDSIDAVVAIINRATPYYVAGVAVAIGFKMNLFNIGANGQYILATLLAAAAGAAVSLPPVLHVTMILVIAVVVGAAWAAIAGVLKVTRGVNEVISTIMLNYIATGITAFLVAEYLRNKAVDLVAETKPLPKSAQLPPLNRLFELVGLDLPEGVVLQGFLPFAVALGIGYHLMLNRSRFGYHLRVSGTNPAAARTAGINPKVMVLATIVLSGAVAGLIGMSGLLADPQFHKYGDQFPKSLGFTGISLALLGRNHPGGIAAAALVWATIERATQRLSPFGIPQEIGVILQGSFLLAAVIAFEVVQRSNEEAATRAAARAAAARVPEPIATGPGSAGVTT is encoded by the coding sequence GTGATCACAAGGATCAGGCACGCTCTGCTCGCTCCGGCGGTCGCCGCCGCCGTCGCGTTCGTAGTCAGCTCGATCGCGCTGATGATCAGCGGCAACAACCCGCTGACGGCGTTCGCGGAGATGTGGAAGTCGATCGACTCGATCGACGCGGTCGTCGCGATCATCAACCGCGCCACCCCCTACTACGTCGCCGGCGTAGCGGTGGCGATCGGGTTCAAGATGAACCTGTTCAACATCGGCGCCAACGGCCAGTACATCCTCGCCACCCTGCTCGCCGCGGCCGCCGGCGCAGCGGTGAGCCTGCCGCCGGTGCTGCACGTGACGATGATCCTCGTGATCGCGGTCGTGGTCGGCGCGGCATGGGCGGCGATCGCCGGCGTCCTGAAGGTGACCCGGGGCGTCAACGAGGTGATCTCGACGATCATGCTCAACTACATCGCGACCGGGATCACCGCCTTCTTGGTCGCGGAGTACCTGCGCAACAAGGCCGTCGATCTCGTTGCCGAGACCAAGCCACTGCCGAAGTCGGCGCAGCTCCCCCCGCTCAACCGGCTGTTCGAGCTCGTCGGGCTCGACCTTCCGGAGGGTGTGGTGCTGCAGGGCTTCTTGCCCTTCGCGGTCGCCCTCGGCATCGGCTACCACCTGATGCTCAACCGCAGCCGCTTCGGCTACCACCTGCGCGTCTCGGGCACGAACCCGGCGGCGGCGCGCACGGCGGGGATCAACCCGAAGGTGATGGTGCTGGCGACGATCGTCCTCTCCGGTGCGGTGGCCGGCCTGATCGGCATGAGCGGTCTGCTCGCCGACCCCCAGTTCCACAAGTACGGCGATCAGTTCCCGAAGTCCCTCGGGTTCACCGGCATCTCGCTCGCCCTGCTCGGGCGCAACCACCCCGGCGGCATCGCCGCGGCCGCCCTCGTGTGGGCGACCATCGAAAGAGCCACCCAGCGTCTCTCCCCGTTCGGCATCCCCCAGGAGATCGGCGTCATCCTGCAGGGCTCGTTCCTGCTGGCCGCCGTGATCGCGTTCGAGGTGGTCCAGCGCAGCAACGAGGAGGCCGCGACCCGCGCCGCCGCGCGAGCTGCCGCGGCCAGGGTCCCCGAACCGATAGCGACCGGACCCGGTAGTGCGGGGGTGACGACGTGA
- a CDS encoding NUDIX hydrolase, translating into MAGVSTSAGPEAHPAATAIVVRSTDDGFEVLLLRRSDVGAFAGLWVFPGGRVDDGDPGDDELGRAASAAVREVGEEVGITVDAGRMTVWSHWTPPAIAPKRFATWFFVAPFDDDADVLVDGHEILEHRWLRPAEALGAGLPMAPPTIVTLHELAAAGSLAQLAQRGDPPAYLTRAAQTADGTAVLLWAGDAGYESGDPDLAGPRNRLWMFDGLSGSTNRYERSG; encoded by the coding sequence ATGGCTGGCGTGTCGACCAGCGCCGGGCCAGAGGCTCACCCTGCTGCCACTGCGATCGTCGTTCGCTCGACCGACGACGGCTTCGAGGTGCTGCTGCTGCGCAGGAGCGACGTCGGTGCCTTCGCCGGTCTGTGGGTGTTCCCCGGCGGCCGCGTCGACGACGGCGATCCCGGCGACGACGAGCTGGGCCGGGCGGCGAGCGCCGCCGTGCGCGAGGTGGGCGAAGAGGTGGGCATCACCGTCGACGCCGGCCGGATGACGGTTTGGAGCCACTGGACGCCACCGGCGATCGCTCCCAAACGCTTCGCGACGTGGTTCTTCGTCGCCCCCTTCGACGACGACGCCGACGTCCTCGTCGACGGCCACGAGATCCTCGAGCACCGCTGGCTGCGCCCCGCCGAGGCACTCGGCGCAGGTCTGCCGATGGCGCCGCCGACGATCGTCACCCTGCACGAGCTCGCCGCCGCGGGCAGCCTGGCGCAGCTCGCGCAGCGTGGCGACCCGCCCGCGTACTTGACCCGTGCCGCGCAGACCGCGGACGGGACGGCGGTGCTGCTGTGGGCAGGCGACGCCGGTTACGAGTCGGGTGACCCCGACCTGGCCGGACCGCGCAACCGGTTGTGGATGTTCGACGGCTTGAGCGGCTCGACCAACCGCTACGAGCGTTCCGGGTAG
- a CDS encoding enoyl-CoA hydratase, translating into MESEPGVPLVLVDVADGVATLTLNNPAERNTLTAAMVAEIVSAMDAVEADESVGAVVVTGAAPAFCAGANLGNLAEADGTSLGSVYEGFLRIARSPLPTLAAVNGAAVGAGMNLALGCDVRLAARRAKFDTRFLQIGIHPGGGHTWMLRRVGGPQLAFATVVFGEVLDGAEAERVGLVHRCVDDEELLGEAHRMAARAASVPRELLVQVKQTIQAMADVTTHPEAVQRELGPQVWSTRQPWFAERLAALQERISSK; encoded by the coding sequence ATGGAGAGCGAGCCCGGTGTGCCCCTCGTGCTCGTCGACGTCGCCGACGGCGTCGCGACGCTGACCCTCAACAACCCCGCCGAGCGCAACACGCTCACCGCCGCGATGGTGGCCGAGATCGTGTCGGCGATGGACGCGGTCGAAGCCGACGAAAGCGTCGGTGCGGTCGTCGTCACCGGCGCCGCACCGGCCTTCTGCGCGGGGGCGAACCTCGGCAACCTGGCCGAGGCGGACGGCACCAGCCTGGGTTCGGTGTACGAAGGGTTTCTGCGAATTGCCCGCAGCCCGCTGCCGACGCTCGCCGCGGTGAACGGTGCCGCCGTGGGAGCCGGAATGAACCTGGCGCTCGGCTGCGACGTGCGACTCGCGGCCCGCCGCGCCAAGTTCGACACGCGCTTCCTGCAGATCGGCATCCATCCCGGCGGGGGCCACACGTGGATGCTGCGGCGCGTCGGCGGGCCTCAACTTGCCTTCGCGACGGTCGTCTTCGGCGAGGTGCTCGACGGTGCCGAGGCCGAGCGCGTGGGTCTCGTGCACCGCTGCGTCGACGACGAGGAGCTGCTCGGTGAGGCCCACCGCATGGCGGCTCGTGCCGCTTCGGTCCCGCGCGAGCTGCTGGTGCAGGTGAAGCAGACGATCCAGGCGATGGCCGACGTGACGACGCACCCCGAGGCGGTGCAGCGCGAGCTCGGCCCTCAGGTGTGGAGCACCCGCCAGCCGTGGTTCGCCGAACGGCTGGCCGCCCTGCAGGAGCGGATCTCCTCCAAGTAG
- a CDS encoding BMP family ABC transporter substrate-binding protein: protein MRTKKRLVSAVAVFAVLGLVAGACGGDDGGTDETDAPSTDAPSTDAPSTDAPSTDAPSTDAPSTDAPGDGAAVGLLFDVTGRGDKSFNDAAAAGLDQAVAEFGVVPSESTPTGEGDRAERLAGLIDAGNGLVIGVGFLWGDAITAGSAENPETSFAIIDSVVEADNVASLVFAEHEGSFLVGAAAALKSQTGKVGFIGGVENDLIKRFEAGFAAGVAAVDPEIEVLVQYISQPPDFTGFNDSAKGKEIAAAMYADGADVVYSAAGASGLGAFQAAQEAAVPGEVWAIGVDSDQYNLVEPDLQPYILTSMLKKVDVAVYQTVKAYAEGTFAAGVTTFDLAADGVGYSTSGGFVDDIADQLDDFAAQIIDGTIEVPTAP from the coding sequence ATGCGCACCAAGAAGCGCCTCGTCTCTGCTGTCGCCGTATTCGCAGTGCTCGGCCTCGTCGCCGGTGCCTGCGGAGGCGACGACGGAGGCACCGACGAAACCGACGCCCCGAGCACCGACGCCCCGAGCACCGATGCACCGAGCACCGACGCCCCGAGCACCGACGCCCCGAGCACCGACGCCCCGAGCACCGACGCCCCCGGCGACGGCGCCGCCGTCGGCCTGCTGTTCGACGTCACCGGCCGTGGCGACAAGTCCTTCAACGACGCCGCTGCCGCCGGCCTCGACCAGGCCGTCGCCGAGTTCGGCGTCGTCCCGAGCGAATCCACGCCCACCGGCGAAGGCGACCGGGCCGAGCGCCTGGCCGGGCTGATCGACGCCGGCAACGGCCTCGTCATCGGCGTCGGCTTCCTGTGGGGTGACGCGATCACCGCAGGCTCCGCCGAGAACCCGGAGACCAGCTTCGCGATCATCGACTCGGTCGTCGAGGCCGACAACGTGGCCTCGCTCGTGTTCGCCGAGCACGAGGGCTCGTTCCTCGTCGGCGCCGCCGCCGCGCTGAAGAGCCAGACCGGCAAGGTCGGGTTCATCGGTGGTGTCGAGAACGACCTCATCAAGCGGTTCGAGGCCGGCTTCGCCGCCGGCGTGGCCGCGGTCGACCCGGAGATCGAGGTGCTGGTGCAGTACATCTCCCAGCCGCCGGACTTCACGGGCTTCAACGACTCGGCCAAGGGCAAGGAGATCGCCGCAGCGATGTACGCCGACGGCGCCGACGTGGTGTACTCAGCCGCCGGTGCCTCGGGCCTCGGTGCGTTCCAGGCGGCCCAAGAGGCCGCAGTGCCCGGTGAGGTGTGGGCGATCGGCGTCGACTCCGACCAGTACAACCTGGTCGAGCCCGACCTGCAGCCGTACATCCTGACCTCGATGCTGAAGAAGGTCGACGTCGCGGTGTACCAGACCGTGAAGGCGTACGCCGAGGGCACCTTCGCCGCCGGCGTGACCACGTTCGACCTCGCCGCTGACGGCGTCGGCTACTCCACCTCCGGTGGCTTCGTCGACGACATCGCCGATCAGCTCGACGACTTCGCGGCACAGATCATCGACGGCACGATCGAGGTTCCGACCGCGCCGTAA
- a CDS encoding GNAT family N-acetyltransferase, whose translation MSTLGHPAGSTGRGLRLYGKRVMLRALVAPDFGAWSEVRRRNHDWLTVWEPRRSAILPDPVHDRDAFGARCHARERERSLGTGYAFGLFVDQRFAGEVNLNNVLRGAMQSATVGYWIDEEQAGHGYVPEGVVVVARYAFEELRLHRLEVCIVPRNNASRRVVEKLDLRDEGTAERLLEIDGTWEDHVRYGFTAEEWSQRREELAAVWL comes from the coding sequence GTGAGCACACTCGGCCATCCCGCCGGCTCCACCGGGCGCGGCCTGCGCCTGTACGGCAAGAGGGTGATGCTGCGCGCGCTCGTCGCGCCTGACTTCGGGGCCTGGTCCGAGGTGCGCCGACGCAACCACGACTGGCTGACCGTCTGGGAGCCGCGACGCTCGGCGATCCTGCCCGACCCCGTCCACGACCGTGATGCCTTCGGCGCCCGCTGCCACGCCCGGGAGCGAGAGCGGAGCCTCGGCACCGGCTATGCGTTCGGGCTGTTCGTCGACCAGCGCTTCGCCGGTGAGGTGAATTTGAACAACGTGCTGCGCGGCGCGATGCAGTCCGCGACCGTGGGCTACTGGATCGACGAGGAGCAGGCCGGGCACGGATACGTCCCCGAGGGCGTCGTCGTGGTCGCTCGCTACGCCTTCGAGGAGCTGCGGCTGCACCGCCTGGAGGTCTGCATCGTGCCCCGCAACAACGCCAGCCGCCGGGTGGTCGAAAAGCTCGACCTGCGCGACGAAGGCACAGCCGAGAGGCTGCTGGAGATCGACGGCACGTGGGAGGACCACGTGCGCTACGGATTCACCGCCGAAGAGTGGTCGCAGCGCCGCGAGGAGCTCGCCGCCGTCTGGCTGTAG
- a CDS encoding DUF459 domain-containing protein, which produces MSRRRYVARRAGALAILVVVLLLGAQVAIWAAGAAGTETASGAVVDAAAPSESSSATAALSTDPPGTGTEVGVDVNAGAVPVPTAATPARLAVYGDSHAGGFGPYLEEMLDDLGIVETTLTYKVSSGLVRDDFYDWPAELPAIVAADQPAIAVVAWGGNDGQGMTIDGKAYALTSDTWAEVYSARVTKMLDILTGAGARVIWVGLANAPDAEFSSRLEVVRDVTRAAVEAYPVPIAYVDTWARFTGVDGGYAEYVIDPRDGQGKDVRASDGNHLNPTGAEILSLDIVEAVKVELRALGANI; this is translated from the coding sequence GTGAGCCGACGCCGCTACGTAGCGCGGCGAGCGGGCGCTCTCGCCATCCTCGTCGTCGTCTTGCTGCTCGGCGCCCAGGTGGCCATCTGGGCGGCGGGGGCCGCGGGCACCGAGACCGCTAGTGGTGCAGTGGTGGACGCAGCGGCGCCGAGCGAGTCCTCTTCGGCAACCGCTGCGCTCTCCACCGACCCGCCCGGAACGGGCACAGAGGTCGGTGTCGACGTGAATGCCGGCGCAGTGCCGGTGCCGACCGCCGCGACTCCGGCGCGCCTCGCCGTCTACGGCGATTCCCACGCCGGTGGCTTCGGGCCCTACCTGGAGGAGATGCTCGACGACCTGGGGATCGTCGAGACGACGCTCACCTACAAGGTGTCGAGCGGGCTCGTGCGTGACGACTTCTACGACTGGCCCGCCGAGCTGCCGGCGATCGTCGCCGCGGACCAGCCGGCGATCGCGGTCGTCGCCTGGGGTGGCAACGACGGCCAGGGGATGACCATCGACGGCAAGGCCTACGCGCTGACGAGCGACACCTGGGCCGAGGTTTACTCCGCCCGGGTCACGAAGATGCTCGACATCTTGACCGGCGCAGGCGCTCGGGTGATCTGGGTCGGGCTGGCCAACGCGCCCGACGCCGAGTTCTCCTCCCGGCTCGAGGTGGTGCGTGACGTCACCCGCGCAGCGGTCGAGGCATATCCCGTGCCGATCGCATACGTCGACACCTGGGCCCGGTTCACCGGGGTCGACGGGGGCTACGCCGAGTACGTGATCGACCCGCGCGACGGTCAGGGCAAGGACGTGCGGGCGAGCGACGGCAACCACCTGAACCCGACCGGTGCCGAGATCCTCTCGCTCGACATCGTCGAGGCAGTCAAGGTCGAGTTGCGCGCTCTCGGCGCGAACATCTAG
- a CDS encoding enoyl-CoA hydratase, with translation MQADVVLLVVEERIATVTLNRPDQRNALSGEVLRLLPELLGEADRRDDVDVIILTGADPAFCAGLDLKELGSSGGGLAGGSGAQPPSDTARPRGPFPVLDKPLIGAINGAAITGGFEIALNCDFLVASERAKFGDTHARVGVMPGWGLTVLLPQAIGVRRAREMSFTGNFISADVALQWGLVNHVVAHEELLGFTRSLARDIAGNDAAGVRQIRKTYAAIHAEQEGWAIEAADSARWQRAMFSPERVAERRAAIVARGRTQ, from the coding sequence ATGCAGGCCGACGTCGTCCTACTCGTTGTCGAAGAGCGCATCGCCACCGTCACCTTGAACCGCCCCGATCAGCGCAACGCGCTGTCGGGTGAGGTCCTCCGGCTGCTGCCGGAGCTGCTCGGCGAAGCCGACCGACGCGACGACGTCGACGTGATCATCCTCACCGGCGCCGACCCCGCGTTCTGCGCCGGCCTCGACCTGAAAGAGCTCGGATCGAGTGGCGGCGGTCTCGCCGGGGGCAGCGGTGCGCAACCGCCCTCCGACACCGCCCGGCCGCGCGGGCCCTTCCCCGTGCTGGACAAGCCGCTGATCGGTGCGATCAACGGGGCGGCGATCACGGGCGGCTTCGAGATCGCCCTCAACTGCGACTTCTTGGTGGCGTCGGAGCGCGCCAAGTTCGGCGACACTCACGCCCGGGTCGGCGTGATGCCCGGCTGGGGCCTGACCGTGTTGTTGCCCCAGGCGATCGGTGTGCGCCGCGCCCGTGAGATGAGCTTCACCGGCAACTTCATATCGGCCGACGTCGCCCTGCAGTGGGGACTCGTCAACCACGTCGTCGCCCACGAAGAGCTGCTGGGGTTCACCCGCTCTCTCGCGAGGGACATCGCCGGCAACGACGCCGCGGGCGTGCGCCAGATCCGCAAGACCTACGCCGCGATCCACGCCGAGCAGGAGGGCTGGGCGATCGAGGCTGCCGACTCGGCGCGCTGGCAGCGAGCGATGTTCAGCCCCGAGCGCGTCGCCGAGCGCCGCGCGGCCATAGTGGCTCGCGGCCGAACGCAGTAG
- a CDS encoding ABC transporter permease, whose amino-acid sequence MTTEAPRGTPSFGERFARFFAQRSVTMWALVGVAIISTARLISGNDDLTSSGTFGAALRTAAPIALCGLAGLWAERSGTVNIGLEGMMVMGTIFAGWWGWEYGPWAALLGGVIGGVLGGLLHAFATVTFGVNHIVSGFAINIIAPGVARFMANLLFVGEPGGSITNSPGNKGSLGRFTMPLTSGGDLFGWTTPDPLGWIEERGWFMVSDIAGLLKGLTTNITYDLILVAAVFFASAYVIWHTPFGLRLRSAGERPSAADSLGVSVYATRYYGMILSGASAGLGGAVLVLFTNRYQEGQTGGRGFLGLATLIVGNWMPAGVAAGAGLFGYFQGITLRVRPEELVRALILAAAIAIAVATVVAVWRKRWSIVPWTVALSAAGFIAYAMAERPNNQFVYIMPYLVTLVVVSVGGQQLRPPAQEGIPWRKGSQL is encoded by the coding sequence ATGACCACCGAAGCGCCGCGCGGCACACCCTCGTTCGGCGAGCGCTTCGCCCGCTTCTTCGCTCAGCGCTCGGTCACGATGTGGGCGCTCGTCGGCGTCGCCATCATCTCGACCGCGCGCCTGATCAGCGGCAACGACGACCTCACGTCGTCGGGCACGTTCGGCGCCGCTCTGCGCACGGCGGCACCGATCGCGCTCTGCGGTCTCGCGGGTCTTTGGGCAGAGCGCAGCGGCACCGTGAACATCGGCCTCGAAGGCATGATGGTGATGGGCACGATCTTCGCCGGGTGGTGGGGCTGGGAGTACGGGCCGTGGGCAGCCCTGCTCGGCGGCGTGATCGGCGGCGTCCTCGGCGGCCTGCTCCACGCCTTCGCGACGGTGACGTTCGGCGTCAACCACATCGTGTCGGGTTTCGCGATCAACATCATCGCCCCTGGTGTGGCCCGCTTCATGGCCAACCTGCTCTTCGTCGGCGAACCGGGCGGCTCGATCACGAACTCCCCCGGCAACAAGGGCTCCCTCGGACGGTTCACGATGCCGTTGACCTCCGGCGGCGACCTGTTCGGGTGGACCACTCCCGACCCCCTCGGCTGGATCGAGGAGCGCGGCTGGTTCATGGTGTCCGACATCGCCGGGCTGCTGAAGGGCCTGACGACGAACATCACGTACGACCTGATCCTCGTGGCCGCGGTGTTCTTCGCTTCGGCGTACGTCATCTGGCACACCCCGTTCGGGCTGCGCCTGCGATCTGCCGGTGAGCGCCCGAGCGCCGCCGACTCGCTCGGCGTGTCGGTGTACGCCACCCGCTACTACGGCATGATCCTGTCCGGGGCGAGCGCGGGCCTCGGCGGGGCGGTGCTCGTGCTGTTCACGAACCGCTACCAAGAGGGCCAGACGGGCGGGCGCGGCTTCCTCGGCCTGGCGACTCTGATCGTCGGCAACTGGATGCCCGCTGGTGTGGCGGCCGGCGCCGGCCTCTTCGGCTACTTCCAGGGCATCACCTTGAGAGTGCGCCCGGAAGAGCTGGTCCGGGCGCTGATCCTGGCGGCGGCGATCGCCATCGCGGTCGCGACGGTGGTCGCCGTGTGGCGCAAGCGCTGGTCGATCGTCCCGTGGACGGTGGCGCTCTCGGCGGCGGGGTTCATCGCGTACGCGATGGCGGAGCGGCCGAACAACCAGTTCGTCTACATCATGCCGTACCTCGTCACCCTCGTCGTGGTATCGGTCGGCGGCCAGCAGCTGCGACCTCCTGCGCAGGAGGGCATCCCCTGGCGCAAGGGCTCCCAGCTCTAG